ATCAACATTTTTGGTGGTATCGTTCGTTGTGACCGTGTAGCACAAGGTGTTGTTGATGCATACAAAAACATGGGTGACGCTATTAAAGTGCCAATCATTGTTCGTTTGCAGGGAACAAATGCTGAAATTGCTAAAGAATTAATTGATAATTCTGGTATGCCGATTTTATCTGCAGTACAATTTCAGGAAGCAGCTGACCAGGTTCAGGCTGCCTTAAGCAAGTAATAAAAACGTATTAGTTATAGTGTTCAAATTATTTCTAATACCCATTTGTATAAAAAGATCCCAAGCGAAAGTTTGGGATTTTTTGTTTTACAGGCATTTGTAACTGTAAATAAAGAGTCATAAAAAAACCTGTTCTGAAAGAACAGGTTTTTTTATGAAGGGGATTTCGAATTAAAACTTATAGCCTATGCTGGCTTGTAGTACGCTATTTCGAAGTGTTGTGTTATTGTCGCTGATATTGGAAAGCCCAAAATTATAGCGCAATTGTGCAAAGATCGTAGGAGTAAAATCATAACCAGCACCAATATTAAAGCCAAAGTCAATGGATTTTAGTCCTTCTTTAATATCGTATTTGTCTGATTCATACTGAAATGAACCATCCGCTAACGCAAGAGTAGTCTCGTTTTTTTCTTTCGCACTCAATAGAAAACCGACCTGTGGACCCGCTTCTAAGCTTAACTTTGGTACCACATAGTATTTTGCTATGATTGGGATGTTCAGGTAGGACAACGTGTGGGTATAGTCAATACTCAGGTAAGAGATGCTATTGCCTTCAGTATAGCGCGACTTGGAGCCCTGACTGGAATACAACATTTCCGGTTGGACGGCAAATTTCTCGTTAATCTTGATTTCGGCAATTGCCCCAATATGGAAACCGGTCAATGCTTTATTGCCTTGTAAATCGCCGGTTATGGTAGCGACGTTTACTCCGGCTTTAGCACCGAATCGTAACTGCTGGCCATGGGAAATGCCAAATGTCAATAGAGCAACTGCAGGGATCAGGATTTTTTTCATACGCATACTGAATAAAATGAATATCAAATGGATGATGGGCTAAATTTAGCTCTTTTTCTTTCCGTTGTTGAATTTTACTTTCTCCACAACCTGCACTTTAGGAGCTGGTTTTTTTTCTCTCGATTTTGGATTTGAAGCTGCTTTTTTTGGCTGGGCCTTTACAGGTGGTTTAGCTCCCGGGTCCTTGGTATAGGAAGCGGTTGTTTTTACCGGTATTTCAGCTTTATGTTTTGCGATAACATCCATTGGGTTTTTTGGGTCCTCTTTTGTGCCACGCAGGTGAATGACAAGTCCATTTAAGAAATTACGCAATACCTGGTCACCACATTCCATGTAATTGGGATGGTCTTCATTTCTGAAAAATGCACCCAGTTCCGTTTTCGCAATACGAAAATCTACCAATTGCAGGATTTCAACTATCTGATCGTCACGAAGCATAAGCGCCACACGTAGTTTTTTGAATATATCGTTGTTTGTCATAATGAAAATTATTTCTTCAAAGATACTTATTTAACGCATTACTCCGGACTATTTCTGGAAAACACTGTGAAAAACACTTCCAATTAAAGTGCTAAAATTTAAATCAGGTGTTGCAATTTGCAGTATATTTGAATCATAATTTAAATTAAATTGCTACAATGACCCGTATTGAAGTTCTGAATGCGCTTATCAAAAAGAATAAGGTAAAAAACTACCTTGAAATTGGTGTAAATCGTGGAAAATGCCTTTTCAATATCAAAGGACCGGAACGAAGATTTGCCGTAGATCCTTTTTTTAATTTTAATTTATGGAAACGATTTCGGGCTATAGTCCTGAATCCGGATAACCTCAAAAATAATTATTTTGAGGTGACCAGCGATGCTTTCTTCGCAAAAGAAACAGCACTGTTGCAAAAGAATACATTGGATTTGGCTTTTATCGATGGTTTGCATACGTATGAGCAATCTTTAAAAGATACGTTGAATACATTACAATATTTGGATGCTAATGGTGTTATCGTGCTGCATGACTGTAATCCTTTGGATGCATTGGCTGCTTTTCCTGCAGTCGATATTGATAAAGCCCGTGAAGAATTAGGGAACCATAAAGACTGGAAAAACATCTGGAATGGCGATGTATGGAAAACAATTGTATACATCCGTAAAAACCATCCTGAACTAACAGCTTTTGTCCTGAATACGGATCATGGACTTGGTTTTGTGTATAAGAAAGAAAGAGGCACACTTCCAGCGGTATTTGAAAGCTTTTCAAATATTGATGAATTGGATTATGCTTTCTTTGAAAAAAACAGGGAAGCACTTATTGACTTGAAGCCGGTTTCCTATTTCAGTGAATTTCTAAAATAGGTTTATAAGAGCCAGTGTAGGGCTTCTGCAAATCCCTCCCGCCATAACTTTTCATAGTGCTGCCCATTTTTAACAATTTTGGTTTTAGTCAGCATAAGGCAATAACAGCGGCTGCGATCCAGTAGCCGCTC
The Flavobacterium kingsejongi genome window above contains:
- a CDS encoding porin family protein, which codes for MKKILIPAVALLTFGISHGQQLRFGAKAGVNVATITGDLQGNKALTGFHIGAIAEIKINEKFAVQPEMLYSSQGSKSRYTEGNSISYLSIDYTHTLSYLNIPIIAKYYVVPKLSLEAGPQVGFLLSAKEKNETTLALADGSFQYESDKYDIKEGLKSIDFGFNIGAGYDFTPTIFAQLRYNFGLSNISDNNTTLRNSVLQASIGYKF
- a CDS encoding DUF1456 family protein, giving the protein MTNNDIFKKLRVALMLRDDQIVEILQLVDFRIAKTELGAFFRNEDHPNYMECGDQVLRNFLNGLVIHLRGTKEDPKNPMDVIAKHKAEIPVKTTASYTKDPGAKPPVKAQPKKAASNPKSREKKPAPKVQVVEKVKFNNGKKKS
- a CDS encoding class I SAM-dependent methyltransferase, with product MTRIEVLNALIKKNKVKNYLEIGVNRGKCLFNIKGPERRFAVDPFFNFNLWKRFRAIVLNPDNLKNNYFEVTSDAFFAKETALLQKNTLDLAFIDGLHTYEQSLKDTLNTLQYLDANGVIVLHDCNPLDALAAFPAVDIDKAREELGNHKDWKNIWNGDVWKTIVYIRKNHPELTAFVLNTDHGLGFVYKKERGTLPAVFESFSNIDELDYAFFEKNREALIDLKPVSYFSEFLK